GGATTTCTAAGATCCTTACTGATCTGCGCCGGTGCTGGCAATGACTGTGCCTTTGATGCAATTGTATTGGTATTGGACGGGCTGCTTGCAGCTATATATGGAGTATTGCTTTTTGAAGGTTTATTATCTACAACGATGTTATATTCCAAACGTCCTTCATCTCCTAATTCCTGCTTTACTGTTTTACGTAAAAGACCTACATAGTGCTCTTCCAGCCACTCATAAAAAAACAAACTTGGTACCTGAACAGTTAAGACGTTACCTTCTAATTTTAATGCCGAGATCGGTTCGAACCAAGTCTTATAACTTTGATTCGGGATGTTAGCCTTAATAGTTTGAAGTGAATTATTCCACACTGTTGTACAAGTATTCTGCATAGTTTTTTTATTGTTATTGGTAATGTTAATGCCCCGGAAATAAGCTTCCTTCATTTTCGGGATTGCGAAGATCTAGAAAATTACCAACAAAAAAACATAAACTTATACCCAGTAGTAAGCTACTAAAAAGCAATTATTTAGCTCTTTTTTTTTAGCCATAATGTGGATAAGTATGGGTTACCAACAGGTGTTGTTAACTAAAGAGCTGTTAATAACTTTACAGGGTTATTAACTACTGGAAGCAGATAGTGGAAGACTGATAACTATCAACCAGTTATATCCTGTTCTAACCTATGTAAGTTACCTGTTGATAAATTAAAAAGAATCAGAATATCAGATTTGCCTCAGCATATTTTTGATGGGAAGGTCAAAAAGCTAGAAAAAACTCCAATTATCTTTCGGCTTTTACCTCAGTGACGACAACCCTTCATCCAGCCGGATCTGCATACCTACTCCTATCCGGAATCTGATCAGGTTTTGCAGACATTATTCAGTTAACAAATTAAAATTGTGCAACGAGTATAGTTGCGAACCGGATTTTATCAATAAATTGGAAACTTAAATAAAAAACCGGCATATGTATCCATCAGGTGAAGCTCTTATTATACTATTATTAGCAATTGGCGCAGCAGGTATACTGCTTTTAGGTCTTTTGCTTTCTATTGTGGTTTTCTTTAAAAAAAAGACAGCTATTGAAATCATTGCATGGATCTGCAGTGGACTATCATTGGCTCTGTATCTTACTTTTCTGCATTTTGGACTTTCCAGCGAGTTTCGATGGTCCGATCTCTTTCTCCTGATCGTCATACTTACTTTCTTTTTATTGCTTCAATACAGATCAGCATTTGCGCAGGGAGCTAAACTTAAAATCGTATTAATCTTCAGAACGGTTCTCATTCTGATGACTTTTGCCACTGTATGCAAGGCAATAATCAATCTGCTGATTACAGCTAATCTGATAGATCCTTCAAAGGGCGGTATGGTGCAGACTTTCTATACCTTGCAAAGTGTAATATTCTGGTGTATCATGACAGCTTCGGGCATCTGGTATTTATATAAGATAAACCCACCCCTGGTCAAAAGTGAAATCTTTAAAACTGCAGTATTTTTTAGCTGGCCGGTATTTTTCCTGGTAGTCACACTGGGTATGCTACTCTTTTATATGGAATACACGAATATGAACCGGGGAATAACTATTTCGATGCTTTTTAATCGAAAGTTTTTAATCAGCCAGCTGGGTTTCCTGATTTTCGGCTGTGCGATTTCTGCCATTATAGCCACCTCAATCTACTATTATTTTAAAACTACTAAAGATAAAAACATAACAACCGTCTGATCAGTAAATCAATTACAAATTATGGAAACTGTAAACAACACCTCTGTCACAATAGAAACCACAGTTAACGCACCAATAGAAAAAGTATGGGAATCATGGAATAAACCTGAGCATATCACTAAATGGAGCCATGCATCTGATGACTGGCACACCACTTACGCAGATAATGACCTGCGTAAAGATGGAAAATTCAAAACTACGATGGCTGCAAAAGACGGAAGTTTAAGTTTTGATTTTGAAGGTGTATATACCAGTGTAATTGAACAGGAACTTATTGCCTATACCATGGGTGATGGCAGAAAAGTAAAAATTTCCTTCGTTAGTAACGGAGACGGAACACAGGTTATAGAGACATTCGATCCTGAAAGCACGAACCCTGTTGAAATGCAACGTGGAGGATGGCAGGCAATTCTGGATAATTTCAAAAAATATACTGAAGCTAATCTTTAATATGGTTATCTATTCTTAAAGGCCGTTAAACAGCGACCTTTAAGAATAAATCTTTACCTGAAGCAATTCTGACCGGTTTTCCGAGGAAGTCTTTCAAATGGGCTTCAGCATATTGCTGAATTTGCGCAATAGCCAGAGATGTACGCTCTTTGTCATCCTTGTTAAGATAGAAAATAACCTGTTCCAGAAGATTTGCTTTAAAATGATCATAAGCAGCA
This portion of the Pedobacter lusitanus genome encodes:
- a CDS encoding SRPBCC family protein produces the protein METVNNTSVTIETTVNAPIEKVWESWNKPEHITKWSHASDDWHTTYADNDLRKDGKFKTTMAAKDGSLSFDFEGVYTSVIEQELIAYTMGDGRKVKISFVSNGDGTQVIETFDPESTNPVEMQRGGWQAILDNFKKYTEANL